A genome region from Tursiops truncatus isolate mTurTru1 chromosome 15, mTurTru1.mat.Y, whole genome shotgun sequence includes the following:
- the DECR2 gene encoding peroxisomal 2,4-dienoyl-CoA reductase [(3E)-enoyl-CoA-producing] isoform X1, translated as MAQPPPDVSEDDCLPEYRHLFCPDLLRDKVAFITGGGSGIGFRIAEIFMRHGCHTVIASRSLPRVSMAARKLAAATGQKCLPLSLDVRAPLAIMAAVEQALKEFGKIDILINCAAGNFLCPASALSSNAFKTVMDIDTLGTFNVSRVLYEKFFHRHGGVIVNITATLGTRGQVLQVHAGSAKAAVDAMTRHLAVEWGPQNIRVNSLAPGPISGTEGFRRLGGPQASMRAKVLASPLQRLGNKTEIAHSALFLASPLASYVTGALLVVDGGAWLTFPNDIQSLADFSSFSAKL; from the exons ATGGCCCAGCCACCGCCTGACGTCAGCGAGGACGACTGTCTCCCGGAGTACCGCCACCTCTTCTGTCCGGACTTGCTTCG gGACAAGGTAGCCTTCATCACAGGCGGCGGCTCTGGAATCGGGTTCCGGATTGCTGAGATTTTCATGCG GCACGGCTGCCACACAGTCATCGCCAGCAGAAGTCTTCCCAGAGTGTCGATG GCTGCCAGAAAGCTGGCTGCTGCCACTGGCCAGAAGTGCCTCCCTTTATCTCTGGACGTCCGAGCTCCCCTGGCCATCATGGCAGCCGTGGAGCAGGCTCTGAAGGAGTTCGGGAAGATCGACATTCTCATTAACT GTGCAGCCGGGAACTTCCTGTGCCCTGCCAGTGCCTTGTCCTCCAACGCCTTCAAGACCGTGATGGACATCGACACCTTGGGCACCTTCAACGTGTCTCGCGTACTCTACGAGAAGTTCTTCCAT CGCCATGGAGGGGTGATCGTGAACATCACTGCAACCCTGGGTACCCGCGGGCAGGTGCTCCAAGTGCATGCAGGCTCTGCCAAGGCGGCCGTGG ATGCGATGACACGGCACCTGGCTGTGGAGTGGGGCCCCCAGAACATCCGCGTCAACAGCCTTGCCCCCGGCCCCATCAGCGGCACAGAGGGCTTCCGGCGGCTGG GTGGCCCACAGGCCAGCATGAGGGCAAAGGTCCTGGCAAGCCCCCTGCAGAGGCTGGGGAACAAGACGGAGATCGCCCACAGCGCCCTCTTCCTGGCCAGCCCTTTGGCATCCTATGTGACGGGGGCCCTGCTGGTGGTTGATGGTGGGGCCTGGCTGACATTCCCTAACGACATCCAGTCGCTGGCGGACTTCTCATCCTTCTCTGCTAAGCTCTAG
- the NME4 gene encoding nucleoside diphosphate kinase, mitochondrial isoform X2, with amino-acid sequence MRGLSGRAALRGLMCRTRAPVASLLARSSSGGPSWTLERTLVAVKPDGVQRRLVGDVIQRFERRGFKLVGMKMLQAPESILAEHYHNLQRKPFYPALISYMSSGPVVAMVWEGPNVVCTSRAMIGHTNSAEAAPGTIRGDFSIHISRNVIHASDSVEGAQREIQLWFQSSELVDWADEGHHSSIYPA; translated from the exons ATGCGCGGTCTCTCCGGGCGCGCGGCGCTGCGGGGGCTGATGTGCCGCACGCGGGCCCCGGTCGCCAGCCTGCTTGCGCGCTCCAGCTCTG GAGGACCCTCCTGGACCCTGGAGCGGACCCTGGTTGCGGTGAAGCCAGACGGGGTGCAGCGGAGGCTCGTTGGGGATGTGATCCAGCGCTTTGAGAGGAGGGGCTTCAAGCTGGTGGGGATGAAGATGCTGCAG GCACCAGAGAGCATCCTTGCCGAGCACTACCACAACCTGCAGAGGAAGCCCTTCTACCCAGCCCTCATCAGCTACATGAGCTCCGGTCCGGTGGTGGCCATG GTCTGGGAAGGCCCCAATGTGGTTTGCACCTCGAGGGCTATGATAGGACACACCAACTCGGCTGAGGCTGCCCCTGGCACCATCCGGGGAGACTTCAGCATCCACATCAGCAG GAATGTCATCCACGCCAGCGACTCCGTGGAGGGGGCCCAGAGGGAGATCCAGCTGTGGTTCCAGAGCAGTGAGCTGGTGGACTGGGCAGACGAAGGCCACCACAGCAGCATCTATCCAGCCTGA
- the NME4 gene encoding nucleoside diphosphate kinase, mitochondrial isoform X1 — protein sequence MRGLSGRAALRGLMCRTRAPVASLLARSSSGGPSWTLERTLVAVKPDGVQRRLVGDVIQRFERRGFKLVGMKMLQAPESILAEHYHNLQRKPFYPALISYMSSGPVVAMVWEGPNVVCTSRAMIGHTNSAEAAPGTIRGDFSIHISSRGSADCPWDPQGARSRLSLGPPRCTLKPVSYLCHLAQECHPRQRLRGGGPEGDPAVVPEQ from the exons ATGCGCGGTCTCTCCGGGCGCGCGGCGCTGCGGGGGCTGATGTGCCGCACGCGGGCCCCGGTCGCCAGCCTGCTTGCGCGCTCCAGCTCTG GAGGACCCTCCTGGACCCTGGAGCGGACCCTGGTTGCGGTGAAGCCAGACGGGGTGCAGCGGAGGCTCGTTGGGGATGTGATCCAGCGCTTTGAGAGGAGGGGCTTCAAGCTGGTGGGGATGAAGATGCTGCAG GCACCAGAGAGCATCCTTGCCGAGCACTACCACAACCTGCAGAGGAAGCCCTTCTACCCAGCCCTCATCAGCTACATGAGCTCCGGTCCGGTGGTGGCCATG GTCTGGGAAGGCCCCAATGTGGTTTGCACCTCGAGGGCTATGATAGGACACACCAACTCGGCTGAGGCTGCCCCTGGCACCATCCGGGGAGACTTCAGCATCCACATCAGCAG TAGGGGATCAGCAGACTGTCCCTGGGACCCCCAAGGTGCACGCAGCAGACTGTCCCTGGGACCCCCAAGGTGCACACTGAAGCCTGTGTCCTACCTCTGCCACCTGGCACAGGAATGTCATCCACGCCAGCGACTCCGTGGAGGGGGCCCAGAGGGAGATCCAGCTGTGGTTCCAGAGCAGTGA